The window AAGTATTAGGGTGTGATTTTAACCTATAACGCAATGCATGGTTGAAATATCAACACACCCCGATCTGATCATACGAACAGGCAAGTTAATCCTTGCCTGTTTTTCATTTTATGCAACAATGATAACAAACATTTTTGCATTCACTCACACGCTCTACCCAGTTTTTAAATGGTAACCACGCATGGCAATTCCACAACATACGATTGATCAAATCCTAGATCGAACCGACATCGTCGATTTGATCGGTCAACGTGTGAAATTGAAAAAAACTGGGCGTACTTATTCTGGCTGTTGCCCATTCCACCAAGAAAAAACACCTTCTTTCCACGTCTATCGTGATAAACAGTATTATCACTGCTTTGGCTGCCAAGCCAATGGAAATGCAATTCGCTTCTTAATGGACATCGACAATCGTAACTTTGTCGATGTAATGAAGGACTTGTCTAAGCAAACTGGAATAGAGCTACCCAAAGATAACCACGACAACAAAAAACTATCCTATAAACGTAGTCCTCAGACACCACCTTCTCCGCCTGAAAAGATATCTCCCCCATCAACAACAGATCACTCAATTCATGAATCTATGGATGAGCATTTTGTTGATATGGACCGGTTTATGGATGATCCTTTTGCACAATTTGATCTAGGCTTCAGCATGGATGAACAAGTACAAGAAGGCAATCTATATGACCTCTTGGAAAATGTGGCACAGTTCTATGAACGTCAACTTCCACATAGCCAAAAAGCGCAAAACTATTTCAAACACCGTGGCTTATCGGCTCAAACCATTCAATTCTGGCGTTTAGGTTATGCACCAGAAGATTGGCAACACTTAGAAAAAGCATTTCCTCAGGATATAGAAGGCTTAAAACAAATCGGATTGATTCGCTCTAGTGACAGTGGTCGAGATTTTGATTTATTACGGGATCGTGTGATTTTTCCGATTCGTGACCATAAAGGTCGTGTGGTCGGTTTTGGTGGGCGTGCGTTAAACGATGACATTAAGCCCAAATACATCAACTCCCCAGATTCAGAAGTGTTCCATAAAAACCAGCTGCTTTACGGTTTATATGAAGGCCGTAAACTCAAAGCCAATGATTGGTTGATGGTTGAAGGCTATATGGACGTGATTGCCCTACAGCAATACGGCATCAATGGTGCTGTCGCAACGCTTGGAACAGCAAGTAATGCAGACCATTTGAATACCCTGTTTAAACAAAACTCTCGTATTACCATCGCTTTTGATGGTGATGCGGCGGGACAAAAAGCAGCTCGACGAACTTTAGAAATTGCACTGCCCTTACTGAATGATGGGCGTGAGTTAAAATTCTTTGTACTCCCCAATGAACACGACCCGGACTCGCTGATTCGTCGAGAGGGTTTGGAAAATTTCCAAAAATTGCTACAACAAGCGCCATTGTTGTCTGATTTTGTATTTGCTCATTTAACTGGGCAGCAC is drawn from Acinetobacter suaedae and contains these coding sequences:
- a CDS encoding DNA primase; its protein translation is MAIPQHTIDQILDRTDIVDLIGQRVKLKKTGRTYSGCCPFHQEKTPSFHVYRDKQYYHCFGCQANGNAIRFLMDIDNRNFVDVMKDLSKQTGIELPKDNHDNKKLSYKRSPQTPPSPPEKISPPSTTDHSIHESMDEHFVDMDRFMDDPFAQFDLGFSMDEQVQEGNLYDLLENVAQFYERQLPHSQKAQNYFKHRGLSAQTIQFWRLGYAPEDWQHLEKAFPQDIEGLKQIGLIRSSDSGRDFDLLRDRVIFPIRDHKGRVVGFGGRALNDDIKPKYINSPDSEVFHKNQLLYGLYEGRKLKANDWLMVEGYMDVIALQQYGINGAVATLGTASNADHLNTLFKQNSRITIAFDGDAAGQKAARRTLEIALPLLNDGRELKFFVLPNEHDPDSLIRREGLENFQKLLQQAPLLSDFVFAHLTGQHDISTPEGKSLVMGELRELTELLPKQGSFRYLLTQSFREKLGLGKRFTPQISHDASLSFNIHTKDEDFAIAILMHHPFLYIHFEELRAVIDQNELLAKILAVLNIVFDDLPDDQELATYYVLGACSSYSHEIADIMQRTNIQSLTQAPEVADKLARDFSLNLQEKYLRLKLKSPISLIESRNLRQQLNELTKQISLKLLS